One Cedecea neteri DNA segment encodes these proteins:
- the fumA gene encoding class I fumarate hydratase FumA has protein sequence MSNKPFHYQEPFPLQKDPTEYYLLSSDYVSVAEFDGQQILKVDPQALTLLAQHAFHDASFMLRPAHQQQVADILSDPEASENDKYVALQFLRNSDIAAKGILPTCQDTGTAIIMGKKGQRVWTGGGDEEALSRGVYNTFIEDNLRYSQNAALDMYKEVNTGTNLPAQIDLYSVDGDEYKFLCIAKGGGSANKTYLYQETKALITPAKLKDYLVEKMRTLGTAACPPYHVAFVIGGTSAEATLKTVKLASTKYYDGLPTEGNEYGQAFRDVQLEEELLKEAQNLGLGAQFGGKYFAHDIRVVRLPRHGASCPVGMGVSCSADRNIKAKINKDGIWLEKLEHNPGKYIPEELRQAGEGEAVKVNLNRPMKEILAQLSDFPVSTRLSLTGTIIVARDIAHAKLKERLDNGEDLPQYVKDHPIYYAGPAKTPDGYASGSLGPTTAGRMDSYVDQLQANGGSMIMLAKGNRSQQVTDACHKHGGFYLGSIGGPAAVLAQNSIKSLECVEYPELGMEAIWKIEVEDFPAFILVDDKGNDFFQKIQASQCSRCVK, from the coding sequence ATGTCGAATAAACCCTTCCATTACCAGGAGCCTTTCCCGCTCCAAAAAGACCCGACCGAATATTACCTCCTGAGCTCCGACTATGTTTCCGTCGCCGAGTTTGACGGCCAGCAAATCCTCAAGGTTGATCCTCAGGCCCTGACGCTGCTGGCCCAACATGCCTTCCACGACGCTTCGTTTATGCTGCGCCCGGCGCACCAGCAGCAGGTGGCGGACATTCTGAGCGACCCGGAAGCCAGCGAGAACGATAAATACGTTGCGCTGCAGTTCCTGCGTAACTCAGACATTGCCGCCAAGGGCATTCTGCCGACCTGCCAGGACACCGGCACCGCTATCATCATGGGTAAAAAAGGCCAGCGCGTCTGGACCGGCGGCGGCGACGAAGAAGCGCTGTCTCGCGGCGTCTACAACACCTTTATTGAAGATAACCTGCGCTATTCCCAGAACGCCGCGCTGGATATGTACAAAGAGGTGAACACGGGGACTAACCTGCCAGCGCAGATTGATCTCTACAGCGTGGACGGCGACGAGTACAAATTCCTGTGCATCGCCAAAGGCGGCGGTTCGGCTAACAAAACCTATCTCTACCAGGAAACCAAAGCGCTGATCACCCCGGCGAAGCTGAAAGATTACCTGGTTGAGAAGATGCGCACCCTGGGCACCGCGGCCTGCCCGCCGTATCACGTGGCGTTTGTTATCGGCGGAACGTCTGCCGAAGCGACGCTGAAAACCGTGAAGCTGGCGTCAACCAAGTACTACGACGGCCTGCCGACGGAAGGCAACGAATACGGTCAGGCGTTCCGCGACGTGCAGCTGGAAGAAGAACTGCTGAAAGAAGCGCAGAATCTTGGCCTGGGCGCTCAGTTCGGCGGCAAATACTTCGCGCATGATATCCGCGTTGTTCGTCTGCCGCGTCACGGCGCATCCTGCCCGGTTGGGATGGGCGTGTCCTGTTCCGCCGACCGCAACATCAAAGCCAAAATCAACAAAGACGGCATCTGGCTTGAAAAACTGGAGCACAATCCGGGCAAATACATCCCGGAAGAGCTGCGTCAGGCAGGCGAGGGCGAAGCGGTGAAAGTGAACCTGAATCGCCCGATGAAAGAGATCCTTGCTCAGCTGTCCGACTTCCCGGTGTCCACTCGTCTGTCGTTAACCGGCACCATTATTGTGGCGCGTGACATCGCTCACGCTAAACTGAAAGAACGTCTCGATAACGGGGAAGATCTGCCGCAGTACGTGAAAGATCACCCTATTTATTACGCAGGCCCGGCCAAAACGCCGGACGGCTATGCATCTGGCTCTTTAGGGCCGACGACGGCGGGCCGCATGGACTCCTACGTGGATCAGCTGCAGGCCAACGGCGGCAGCATGATCATGCTGGCCAAAGGCAACCGCAGCCAGCAGGTGACCGACGCCTGTCACAAACACGGTGGATTCTACCTGGGCAGCATCGGTGGCCCGGCGGCCGTGCTGGCGCAAAACAGCATCAAGAGTCTGGAGTGTGTGGAGTACCCGGAACTGGGTATGGAAGCCATCTGGAAAATCGAAGTGGAAGACTTCCCGGCGTTTATCCTTGTGGATGACAAAGGCAACGACTTCTTCCAGAAAATTCAGGCCTCACAGTGCTCTCGATGCGTTAAGTAA
- a CDS encoding YdgA family protein produces MKKSLVAVGVIVALGVVWTGGAWFTGKQLEGRMAEMIDNANAEIKNSAPESGIVLSYQDYKRGLFHSSVQLVVKQAAGTKNALLTPEQSVLFNETIDHGPFPFAQLKKFNLIPSMASIHTELVNNDVTKHLFTLTKDKPLIGVETRVGYSGATSSDIALAAIDATEGEDKFSFSGGKFTADVDGAGNEIALSGSADSGLVNTVNEYGQRVQLSFNGIKTDGDSKRSLFDQRVGSQKATIDKLSMVVDGKEIAVVEGFNLTAKSDVQDDKKHFTGQFDYSLDALKVQNQNMGNGKLTLKLGNIDAAALRDFTQKYNAGVQQLMADPALQQNPELYQQKSVELISANLPLLLKGNPIITVAPLSWKNAKGESTFNLSLFMKDPQGATGPANTPEEQLDRYVKSLDAKLVIPMPMATGLMSQVAQLEGYSPEESDKLAGQQIKGLAAMGQMFRITKVDGDNITTSLQYGSGKASLNGEQMSLGELFSMFALPAGMGGPALQDNDSDAVPQPQDEAPGDDASPDADPAPQQ; encoded by the coding sequence ATGAAAAAATCTCTGGTTGCGGTTGGGGTAATTGTTGCGCTGGGCGTTGTATGGACCGGCGGAGCCTGGTTTACGGGTAAACAGCTCGAAGGTCGTATGGCCGAAATGATTGATAACGCCAATGCTGAAATCAAAAATTCAGCACCGGAATCGGGGATTGTGCTGAGCTACCAGGACTACAAACGTGGGCTTTTCCACAGTTCGGTACAGCTGGTGGTTAAACAGGCTGCCGGGACGAAAAATGCCCTGCTCACGCCAGAACAAAGCGTGTTATTCAACGAAACAATCGATCATGGTCCTTTCCCGTTCGCGCAGCTGAAGAAATTCAACCTGATACCGAGCATGGCGTCGATCCACACTGAACTGGTGAATAACGACGTGACCAAACATCTTTTCACGCTGACCAAAGATAAGCCGCTTATCGGCGTGGAAACTCGCGTCGGCTACAGCGGCGCAACTTCTTCGGATATCGCGCTGGCGGCCATTGATGCCACCGAGGGTGAAGACAAGTTCAGCTTCAGCGGCGGCAAGTTCACCGCCGACGTGGACGGCGCAGGCAATGAAATCGCCCTTTCCGGCTCGGCCGACAGCGGCCTAGTGAACACCGTCAACGAATACGGCCAGCGCGTGCAGCTCTCTTTCAACGGGATCAAAACCGACGGAGACAGCAAACGCAGCCTGTTTGACCAGCGCGTAGGCTCACAGAAAGCGACTATCGACAAGCTATCTATGGTGGTGGACGGCAAAGAAATTGCCGTTGTCGAAGGCTTCAACCTGACCGCAAAATCTGACGTGCAGGACGACAAAAAGCACTTTACCGGCCAGTTCGACTACAGTCTGGATGCGCTGAAAGTCCAGAACCAGAACATGGGCAACGGCAAGCTGACGCTTAAGCTCGGCAATATTGATGCCGCCGCGCTGCGCGACTTTACCCAGAAGTACAACGCTGGCGTACAGCAGCTAATGGCCGACCCGGCGCTGCAGCAAAACCCTGAACTCTACCAGCAAAAATCCGTGGAGCTGATTAGCGCTAACCTGCCGCTGCTGCTGAAGGGCAACCCTATCATTACCGTTGCCCCGCTGAGCTGGAAGAACGCGAAAGGCGAATCGACCTTTAACCTGTCCCTGTTCATGAAAGATCCTCAGGGCGCAACCGGCCCGGCCAATACGCCGGAAGAGCAGCTGGATCGCTACGTGAAATCTCTCGACGCGAAGCTGGTGATCCCTATGCCAATGGCTACAGGGCTGATGTCCCAGGTGGCACAGCTGGAAGGCTACAGCCCGGAAGAGTCAGACAAACTTGCCGGCCAGCAGATCAAAGGCCTGGCCGCCATGGGCCAGATGTTCCGCATCACCAAGGTTGACGGCGATAACATCACCACCAGCCTGCAATACGGCAGCGGAAAAGCCTCGCTGAACGGCGAGCAGATGTCGCTGGGTGAGCTGTTCAGCATGTTCGCCCTGCCAGCGGGTATGGGTGGCCCGGCGCTGCAGGATAACGACAGCGATGCCGTGCCGCAGCCACAGGATGAAGCTCCAGGGGATGACGCCTCTCCGGACGCCGACCCGGCACCTCAGCAGTAA
- the rstB gene encoding two-component system sensor histidine kinase RstB, producing MKKLFVQFYLLLFVCFLVMTMLVGLVYKFTAERAGRQSLDDLMKSSLYLMRSELREIPPRDWNKTINDLDLNLSFKLNIEPMSKFKLDDVAARHLREGEIVALDEEYTFIQRIPRSHYVLAVGPIPYLFYLHQMRLLDIGLIAFIAISLAFPVFIWMRPHWQDMLKLESAAQRFGKGHLDEHIHFDNASSFERLGIAFNQMADNINALIASKKQLIDGIAHELRTPLVRLRYRLEMSDNLSEEESLALNRDIGQLEALIDELLTYARLDRPQTELHLAHVKFANWMETHIADVQLIHRQRRITLETDTITAIDYGALDLRLMERVTDNLINNALRYSEQQLRISLWREDDIAYLQVEDDGPGIPEEERDRVFEPFVRLDPSRDRATGGCGLGLAIVHSIAVAMGGHVTIESSPLGGASFRFSWPINTTYLS from the coding sequence ATGAAAAAGCTGTTTGTACAGTTTTATCTTCTGCTGTTTGTCTGCTTCCTGGTGATGACCATGCTGGTCGGGCTGGTGTATAAGTTCACCGCCGAGCGGGCGGGCCGCCAGTCGCTGGATGATTTAATGAAAAGCTCGCTGTACCTGATGCGCAGCGAGCTACGTGAAATTCCGCCACGGGACTGGAATAAGACCATCAACGATCTCGACCTGAATCTCTCTTTTAAGCTCAATATTGAGCCGATGAGCAAGTTCAAACTCGATGATGTTGCCGCTCGCCACCTGCGTGAAGGCGAGATCGTGGCACTGGACGAAGAATATACGTTTATCCAGCGGATACCCCGCAGCCACTACGTGCTGGCCGTCGGCCCGATCCCCTACCTCTTTTATCTGCACCAGATGCGACTGCTGGATATTGGCCTGATTGCCTTTATCGCCATCTCACTCGCCTTCCCGGTGTTTATCTGGATGCGCCCACACTGGCAGGACATGCTCAAACTGGAAAGCGCCGCCCAGCGATTTGGTAAAGGGCACCTGGATGAGCACATTCATTTTGATAACGCCTCAAGCTTTGAACGACTTGGCATTGCCTTCAACCAAATGGCCGATAACATCAATGCCCTGATTGCCAGTAAGAAGCAGCTGATTGACGGGATTGCACACGAGCTTCGTACCCCACTCGTTCGTCTGCGTTACCGTCTTGAAATGAGCGACAACCTCAGCGAAGAGGAATCTCTGGCGCTCAATCGGGATATTGGCCAGTTAGAGGCGTTGATTGACGAGCTACTGACTTACGCCCGCCTCGACCGTCCGCAGACTGAACTTCATCTGGCGCACGTCAAATTTGCCAACTGGATGGAAACGCATATTGCCGACGTACAGCTCATTCACCGTCAGCGCCGGATTACGCTAGAAACAGATACCATCACCGCCATTGACTATGGCGCGCTGGATCTGCGTCTCATGGAACGAGTCACGGATAACCTGATCAATAACGCGCTGCGTTACAGTGAGCAGCAGCTTCGTATCAGCCTGTGGAGAGAAGACGATATTGCCTATCTACAGGTTGAAGATGACGGTCCCGGTATCCCGGAAGAAGAGCGCGACCGCGTATTCGAGCCTTTTGTTCGCCTCGATCCCAGTCGGGACAGAGCAACCGGCGGCTGCGGGCTTGGCCTGGCGATAGTCCACTCGATTGCCGTGGCGATGGGTGGACACGTCACCATTGAAAGCAGCCCTTTGGGCGGCGCCAGCTTCCGTTTTTCATGGCCGATAAACACCACCTATCTCTCCTGA
- a CDS encoding GNAT family N-acetyltransferase, translating to MSDFPTLTGQRIKLRPLELSDAPLLVEAASDGELWNLPFTVVPSAQTVNDYIQHALNGRQAGTILPFVTIDIESGNVIGCTRFWKIDMKNRKLEIGSTWLATRWQRTWANTEAKFLMLQYAFETLDCVRVQFTTDVINEKSRRAILRLGAKQEGIVRHERIMPDGRKRDSVRFSIIDDEWPEIRDSLAALLAGKR from the coding sequence ATGAGCGACTTTCCTACACTGACCGGCCAGCGTATCAAGCTTAGGCCCCTGGAACTGAGCGATGCTCCACTGCTGGTTGAGGCCGCCTCGGACGGTGAGCTGTGGAACTTGCCGTTTACCGTTGTGCCGTCCGCACAGACGGTAAACGACTACATCCAGCATGCACTCAATGGGCGGCAGGCAGGGACAATTTTGCCGTTCGTGACGATAGATATTGAGTCTGGAAACGTGATTGGCTGCACGCGGTTTTGGAAAATAGATATGAAAAACCGCAAGCTTGAAATTGGCAGTACGTGGCTTGCCACCCGCTGGCAGCGAACCTGGGCCAATACCGAAGCCAAATTTCTGATGCTGCAATATGCGTTTGAGACGCTGGATTGTGTGCGGGTGCAGTTCACCACGGATGTGATCAACGAAAAATCTCGCCGCGCCATTCTGAGATTAGGCGCGAAGCAGGAAGGAATAGTCAGACACGAGCGGATTATGCCGGATGGCCGAAAGCGTGATTCGGTGAGATTTAGCATTATTGACGATGAATGGCCGGAGATTCGGGACTCGCTTGCGGCGCTGCTGGCAGGCAAAAGATAA
- the manA gene encoding mannose-6-phosphate isomerase gives MQKLINAVQNYAWGSETALTELYGIANPQHKPMAELWMGAHPKSSSKVLDANGQPHALRDVIDADKQALLGKAVAGRFGELPFLFKVLCAAQPLSIQVHPNKKASEIGFAKENAAGIPLDAAERNYKDPNHKPELVFALTPFLAMNAFREFSDIVSLLQPVSGAHPLIAHFLQQPGAESLAQLFAGLLNMQGEEKALALGVLKAALNNQQGEPWETIRVISEFYPDDSGLFSPLLLNVVKLEPGEAMFLFAETPHAYLNGVALEVMANSDNVLRAGLTPKYIDIPELVANVKFEPKPANQLLSQPQKTGSELDFPIPVDDFAFSLHDLSTQEAALAQQSAAIVFCVEGEAVLTKDAQRLVLKPGESAFISAAESPIAVSGVGRVARVFNKL, from the coding sequence ATGCAAAAATTGATCAATGCGGTACAAAATTATGCCTGGGGAAGTGAAACGGCGCTAACGGAACTGTACGGCATCGCCAACCCGCAGCATAAGCCCATGGCCGAACTGTGGATGGGCGCTCACCCAAAGAGTAGCTCAAAAGTGCTCGATGCCAACGGGCAACCGCACGCATTGCGTGATGTGATTGACGCCGACAAGCAAGCGCTGTTGGGGAAAGCCGTTGCCGGGCGTTTTGGCGAGCTGCCTTTCCTGTTCAAAGTCCTTTGTGCCGCCCAGCCCCTCTCCATTCAGGTTCACCCGAACAAAAAAGCGTCTGAAATCGGCTTTGCGAAAGAAAATGCAGCGGGTATTCCGCTTGATGCCGCAGAACGTAACTACAAAGATCCTAACCACAAACCTGAACTGGTCTTTGCCCTGACGCCGTTCCTCGCGATGAACGCTTTCCGCGAATTCTCTGACATTGTGTCGCTACTGCAGCCGGTATCTGGCGCACATCCGCTGATTGCGCATTTCCTCCAGCAACCCGGGGCCGAAAGTCTGGCGCAGCTGTTTGCCGGCCTGCTGAATATGCAGGGCGAAGAAAAAGCCCTGGCGCTCGGCGTGCTGAAAGCTGCCCTGAATAATCAGCAGGGTGAGCCGTGGGAAACCATTCGCGTGATTTCCGAATTCTACCCGGACGACAGCGGCCTCTTCTCCCCGCTGCTGCTGAACGTGGTTAAGCTTGAGCCGGGCGAGGCAATGTTCCTGTTCGCCGAAACCCCACACGCCTACCTGAACGGCGTGGCGCTGGAAGTGATGGCCAACTCTGACAACGTGCTGCGTGCCGGATTAACGCCGAAGTACATTGATATTCCTGAACTGGTGGCTAACGTTAAGTTCGAGCCAAAACCGGCCAACCAACTGCTGAGCCAGCCGCAGAAAACCGGCAGCGAACTGGACTTCCCTATTCCTGTGGATGACTTTGCCTTTTCCCTGCACGACCTGAGTACGCAGGAAGCCGCGCTGGCACAGCAAAGCGCAGCCATTGTGTTCTGCGTTGAAGGTGAAGCCGTGCTAACCAAAGACGCCCAGCGTCTGGTGCTGAAGCCGGGTGAGTCTGCGTTTATTAGCGCCGCCGAGTCGCCAATTGCCGTCAGCGGCGTTGGCCGGGTAGCGCGAGTGTTTAATAAACTTTAA
- the fumC gene encoding class II fumarate hydratase: MTSSRSEKDSMGPIDVPADKLWGAQTQRSLEHFRISTEKMPTELIRALALTKRAAAKVNVDLGLLPAERGTAIIAAADEVLAGKHPGEFPLAIWQTGSGTQSNMNMNEVLANRASEILGGVRGMERLVHPNDDVNKSQSSNDVFPTAMHVAAIIAVREHLLPQLNVLKQTLAKKADAFKDIVKIGRTHLQDATPLTLGQEISGWVAMLEHNLKHIDHSLPHLAELALGGTAVGTGLNTHPEYAVRVAKELADFTKQPFVTAPNKFEALATCDALVHAHGALKGLASSMMKIANDVRWLASGPRCGIGELSIPENEPGSSIMPGKVNPTQCEAVTMLCCQVLGNDVAVNIGGASGNFELNVYRPMVIHNFLQSVRLLADGMESFNEHCAVGIEPNRERISQLLNESLMLVTALNTHIGYDKAAEIAKKAHKEGLTLKASALKLGYLTEEEFDAWVRPEDMVGSMKS, encoded by the coding sequence ATGACATCCAGTCGCAGTGAAAAAGACTCAATGGGCCCGATCGACGTCCCGGCAGATAAACTGTGGGGGGCGCAGACCCAGCGTTCACTTGAGCACTTCCGCATTTCTACCGAGAAAATGCCCACCGAGCTGATTCGGGCGCTGGCGCTCACCAAGCGCGCGGCGGCAAAGGTCAACGTTGACCTCGGCCTGCTGCCCGCAGAGCGCGGCACGGCTATTATCGCGGCCGCCGATGAAGTGCTGGCAGGAAAGCACCCCGGTGAGTTCCCGCTGGCTATCTGGCAGACCGGCTCCGGCACCCAAAGCAACATGAACATGAATGAAGTGCTGGCGAACCGCGCCAGTGAAATTCTGGGTGGCGTGCGCGGGATGGAGCGACTGGTGCACCCGAACGACGACGTGAACAAAAGTCAGAGTTCGAACGACGTTTTCCCGACCGCCATGCACGTGGCGGCCATTATCGCGGTTCGCGAGCACCTGTTGCCGCAGTTAAACGTGCTCAAACAAACGCTGGCCAAAAAGGCCGATGCTTTTAAGGATATCGTCAAAATCGGCCGTACCCACCTGCAGGACGCCACGCCGCTGACGCTGGGGCAGGAGATCTCCGGCTGGGTGGCTATGCTGGAGCATAACCTGAAACATATCGACCATAGTTTGCCGCATCTGGCGGAGCTGGCGCTGGGCGGCACGGCGGTGGGTACCGGGCTGAACACGCATCCTGAATATGCGGTGCGCGTGGCAAAAGAGTTGGCTGACTTCACGAAGCAGCCGTTTGTGACGGCGCCAAACAAATTTGAAGCATTAGCCACCTGCGATGCCCTGGTTCACGCGCATGGCGCGCTGAAAGGGCTGGCCTCGTCGATGATGAAAATTGCCAACGATGTTCGCTGGCTGGCTTCCGGCCCACGCTGCGGGATTGGCGAGCTGTCGATTCCTGAGAATGAACCGGGCAGCTCCATCATGCCGGGGAAGGTGAACCCGACCCAGTGTGAAGCCGTCACCATGCTTTGCTGCCAGGTGCTGGGCAACGACGTGGCGGTGAACATCGGCGGTGCGTCCGGTAACTTCGAGCTGAATGTTTATCGCCCGATGGTTATCCATAACTTCCTGCAGTCCGTTCGCCTGCTGGCCGACGGCATGGAAAGCTTCAACGAGCACTGTGCGGTGGGCATCGAGCCTAATCGCGAGCGTATCAGCCAGTTGCTGAACGAGTCGCTGATGCTGGTGACCGCGCTCAATACCCATATCGGCTATGACAAAGCGGCAGAAATTGCCAAAAAAGCCCACAAAGAGGGGCTGACCCTTAAAGCATCGGCGCTGAAACTCGGTTATCTGACCGAGGAAGAGTTCGATGCCTGGGTTCGCCCTGAGGATATGGTCGGCAGCATGAAGTCGTAA
- the tus gene encoding DNA replication terminus site-binding protein, with protein MPRYDLIERLTSTCRELQQHLAMLKVQLGQLRLLSGRVFTLPEIEKSKEHDPLSKIEVTQYVGQEAHQAAVAHFTRLFIQQQSEKTSTKAAVRLPGVLCYSVNAEQYQQTFELLEDINRLKHALEQIISVESELPSAQRFEWVHHHIPGLLTLNAYRAITLLETPDTVRFGWANKQIVKNLSRQQVLEMLEKSLNAGRAVPPWTKEQWAERVAQEIDDVQRLPESIRLKIKRPVKVQPVARVWYQAQQKQVQYACPSPLIVLCKQESGETPPDTGELLNYDAENIQHRYKPKAQPLRLIIPRLHLYCEA; from the coding sequence ATGCCCCGCTACGATCTTATTGAACGCTTAACGTCCACCTGCAGGGAACTGCAACAGCACCTGGCGATGCTCAAGGTACAGCTCGGTCAGCTCCGGCTGCTCAGCGGACGCGTCTTTACGCTGCCGGAAATAGAAAAAAGCAAAGAACACGATCCGCTCTCTAAGATTGAAGTCACCCAGTACGTCGGGCAGGAAGCGCATCAGGCTGCAGTAGCCCACTTTACCCGGCTGTTTATCCAGCAGCAGTCGGAAAAAACCAGCACCAAGGCCGCCGTGCGTTTACCCGGCGTGCTCTGTTATTCGGTTAACGCAGAGCAATATCAACAAACGTTCGAGCTTCTGGAAGATATCAACCGGCTGAAACACGCGCTGGAGCAGATTATCAGCGTCGAGTCGGAGCTTCCCTCCGCCCAGCGTTTTGAATGGGTTCACCACCATATTCCCGGCCTGCTCACCCTGAACGCCTACCGCGCCATCACCCTGCTCGAAACGCCGGACACGGTACGTTTTGGCTGGGCGAATAAACAGATTGTTAAAAACCTTAGCCGCCAGCAGGTGCTTGAGATGTTAGAAAAAAGCCTGAATGCCGGGCGAGCCGTGCCGCCGTGGACGAAAGAACAGTGGGCCGAGCGTGTAGCGCAGGAAATCGATGATGTTCAAAGGCTGCCGGAAAGTATACGGCTAAAAATCAAACGGCCGGTCAAGGTACAACCTGTGGCCCGCGTGTGGTATCAGGCACAGCAGAAACAGGTGCAATATGCCTGCCCTTCTCCGCTGATTGTTTTGTGTAAGCAGGAGAGTGGCGAAACGCCTCCCGACACAGGAGAGTTGCTGAACTACGATGCCGAAAATATTCAGCACCGCTATAAGCCAAAAGCGCAGCCGCTGAGACTGATTATCCCGCGGCTGCACCTTTACTGCGAAGCGTAA
- a CDS encoding Mal regulon transcriptional regulator MalI translates to MSTLTKRITINEVAEAAGVSVTTVSLVLSGKGRISTATGQRVNEAIEKLGFVRNRQAASLRGGQSGVIGLIVRDLCNPFYAELTAGLTEALEQQGQLLFLTQSGSNGQHMQRCFDTLVAQGVDGIIIAGAAGQGADLRDMAVQNKVPLVFASRASYLDEVDIIRPDNMQAAQMVTEHLIKRGHQRIAWLGGRSSSLTRAERLGGFCATLMQHGLPFHSDWILECEPSQKQAADAITELLHNFPTISAVVCHNSTVAMGAWFGLTRAGWQMGGGSVDSYYDRHIALAGFAEVTEDDLDDVPMTWVTTPAREIGRSAAQRILQRAQESDVVFSNQIMPARLITIKN, encoded by the coding sequence ATGTCGACGCTGACCAAAAGAATCACTATCAACGAGGTTGCCGAGGCCGCAGGTGTCTCGGTGACCACGGTATCGCTGGTGCTTAGCGGCAAGGGCAGGATCTCCACCGCCACCGGTCAGCGGGTGAATGAGGCTATCGAAAAGTTAGGCTTTGTGCGTAATCGCCAGGCGGCTTCGCTACGCGGCGGGCAGAGCGGGGTAATTGGCCTGATTGTCCGCGACCTCTGTAATCCTTTTTATGCGGAATTAACTGCCGGGTTAACGGAAGCGCTGGAGCAGCAGGGGCAGCTTTTGTTTCTCACCCAAAGCGGAAGCAACGGCCAACATATGCAGCGCTGTTTCGACACGCTGGTGGCCCAGGGCGTGGACGGCATTATTATTGCCGGGGCGGCAGGCCAGGGGGCGGACCTGCGGGATATGGCAGTACAGAATAAGGTGCCGCTGGTGTTTGCCTCGCGGGCAAGTTATCTGGACGAAGTTGATATTATCCGCCCGGATAATATGCAGGCGGCGCAAATGGTGACCGAGCATCTGATTAAACGCGGGCATCAGCGTATTGCCTGGCTCGGCGGGCGTAGCTCGTCGTTAACGCGGGCGGAGCGGCTGGGCGGGTTTTGCGCCACCCTGATGCAGCATGGACTGCCTTTCCATAGCGACTGGATCCTCGAGTGCGAGCCGAGCCAGAAGCAGGCGGCGGATGCCATCACGGAACTGCTGCACAACTTTCCGACCATCAGCGCCGTGGTTTGCCACAACAGTACAGTGGCGATGGGGGCATGGTTCGGCCTGACCCGTGCAGGCTGGCAGATGGGCGGCGGCAGCGTGGACAGTTATTACGACCGGCACATCGCGCTGGCAGGCTTTGCTGAAGTCACAGAAGATGACCTGGACGACGTGCCAATGACGTGGGTCACCACGCCAGCAAGAGAAATTGGCCGCAGCGCGGCGCAGCGCATTCTCCAGCGGGCCCAGGAAAGCGACGTCGTGTTCAGCAACCAGATTATGCCCGCCCGATTAATCACCATTAAAAACTAA